The bacterium region TTGAAAGCCACCAATCCCGCCGCATACTCGGTATCGCCGCCCGCAAGTTCGTTCCAAACAATCACCATCGCGATACATCGCGCAAGGCCGATTAAGATTAGTCCCACCATGAACTCTGGATATCCGTGCAGGAATAGAATTGCCAGTAGGAACATAAAAATCGGCCCGATCACCCAGTTTTGAACCAGTGAAAGTGCAAGCACTTTATAGTTGCGGAACACATCCCCCAACTCTTCGTACTTTACCTTCGCCAGGGGTGGATACATCATTAGGATTAGCCCAATGGCGATTGGCAAGTTGGTAGTGCCTTTATTAAGTCCATTCCAGAAAGTAGCTGTGCCAGGAATGAAGTAACCCATGCCAACGCCCAGCGCCATCGCAAGGAATATCCAAAGGGTGAGGTATCGGTCTAAGAACGAAAGCTTTCGAGTGATATTATCCATTATTTACTCAGTTTCGTGGCGCGGATGAAGGCGCTCATTACTCTGCCGTCCAAAGCGGCTTTCTCTTTCTCTGATAAGTTGGCAATACTGCCGCTTTCGCAACAGGAGGAACTAGGGAGGTCGGCAAAGGTGTAGTGACGGGTTGGCTCGATGGAGATGTTAGCAAATCCGGCGGCTTCTAATCGGTGGGCATAATCATCTTTGTCAAGCGCTCCGGCAACACAGCCAACATAGGCCATCATGTCTTTGCGCACAGCTTCAGGCAGTTCGCCGTTCACAACCACATCGGAGACCGCGAATCGCCCACCTGGTTTAAGCACTCTGAATGCTTCTCGCAGTACGGCGTCTTTATCAGCAGAGAGATTAATAACGCAGTTCGAAATCACCACATCCACTTCATCATCGGGCAAGGGAATAGCTTCGATGTGGCCTTTGAGGAATTTCACATTTTCAGCATGCGCTTTAATGCGGTTTTCTTCTGCCAATACGAGCATTTCATCAGTCATATCAAGCCCATAAGCGAACCCATTTGGGCCGACCCTTCGAGCTGACAGAAGGACATCAATTCCTCCTCCTGAGCCTAAATCGAGCACTTTCTCACCAGGTTCCAGCTCGATAAGAGCCGTTGGGTTGCCGCATCCCAGTGAGGCGAGAATGGCTTCCGGCGGGATCGCCGCTGCTTCCTCTTCACTATAGAGGTTGCCAGTGATGGAATCAGCTTCAAGCAGTTTTGATGCGTCATTACGTGCGGCATCACTCACATTGCCGCCAGAGCAGCAAGCCGAGCCTTTGCCCTGAAGCACAATCTTAGCCGCCTCGCCGTATTTTCGGCGCACAGTTTCTCGCACATCGTTCTCTTCTATCATAATATTAATCCTTTCTGAGATAGTTCGCAGCACTTCGAGTCGGTCTCCGGTCCCGCTAGGAATGTCGAAAGTAGGGAAGCAGCTTCAGGATTAGCGCTGCAAATGACGTATTTGCCGCGCTTCTCCATAGTTATGAGACCGGCTAGCCGAAGTTCCTTAAGGTGCGCTGAAATAGTCGAGGTGATTTTCTCAACCCCAGTCACATGGCAGCACACTTCGCCAACAGTCAGTCCATCAACAGTCCGCACATCTCCGCTCCCCTCAACCGCCACCGGTTTACCCAATGCCAGCAGGAACTTAAAGATATGCAACCGGGTAGGATCCCCCAACGCTTTGAAAATCGTCGCCATCTCATTGATGTTAGTGTTCAAGTCAATATCCTTCGTTATTTCGCAGAATAACGAAATAAGTATAGCATTCTTAGTGGGTTATGTCAAGAAAGAACAGGAGATTTTATTAGAGATAGCATACAAACTCGGCCAGTAAACGAGTGTAGGCGATGAGATTAGGCCAAGATCAGTCTTTGGTCT contains the following coding sequences:
- a CDS encoding arsenite methyltransferase, whose product is MIEENDVRETVRRKYGEAAKIVLQGKGSACCSGGNVSDAARNDASKLLEADSITGNLYSEEEAAAIPPEAILASLGCGNPTALIELEPGEKVLDLGSGGGIDVLLSARRVGPNGFAYGLDMTDEMLVLAEENRIKAHAENVKFLKGHIEAIPLPDDEVDVVISNCVINLSADKDAVLREAFRVLKPGGRFAVSDVVVNGELPEAVRKDMMAYVGCVAGALDKDDYAHRLEAAGFANISIEPTRHYTFADLPSSSCCESGSIANLSEKEKAALDGRVMSAFIRATKLSK
- a CDS encoding metalloregulator ArsR/SmtB family transcription factor, giving the protein MNTNINEMATIFKALGDPTRLHIFKFLLALGKPVAVEGSGDVRTVDGLTVGEVCCHVTGVEKITSTISAHLKELRLAGLITMEKRGKYVICSANPEAASLLSTFLAGPETDSKCCELSQKGLIL